One Betta splendens chromosome 8, fBetSpl5.4, whole genome shotgun sequence DNA segment encodes these proteins:
- the cacna1ha gene encoding voltage-dependent T-type calcium channel subunit alpha-1H isoform X3 gives MTDGEGRVRFQYAEEQEQEEEVQEEVRLAIPTPYRSNPPGCDEEEEEEEEEVKWRRRRTRSRSGGDWSPEVQEHEEELEVGPTLGVRITAPIRDPDCVSEEEEQQPYPALSPMAFFCLKQTTRPRNWCLRVVCNPWFEHVSMLVILLNCVTLGMFQPCGDVKCQTEWCQILQVLDDCIFAFFAVEMVIKMVALGIFGSNCYLGDKWNQLDFVIVMAGVMEYSLDGQNASLSAIRTVRVLRPLRAINRVPSMRILVTLLLDTLPMLGNVLLLCFFVFFIFGIVGVQLWAGLLRNRCFLGDEDVRTIYNLSINRYYMTEEGEDNPFICSAARENGMRRCHDVPRYSEGGAECSLAPPHPPSSLIGPALAAGGASVNGCINWNLYYNVCRPGDLNPHKGAVNFDNIGYAWIAIFQVITLEGWVDIMYYVMDAHSFYNFIYFILLIIVGSFFMINLCLVVIATQFSETKQRENALMREQRARYMSNDSTLASYSEPGSCYEEMLRYISHLYRKFTRRMQRLYSGWHSKRRKKVNPNGSSGGSNGGNGHGHSSNRGCGGSGSAVWLRPIYNLLQHHQHQHCRLSNGGQHTVGVAAAEHTDGGGGEELEMKSLSVPRGSTNGGGGGANPAAVAHSMGALLRRLNGGMNYPTILPSFVCSYSSKTPPPHSQQRETSAEQHPSNHSTSEHAETLNKLHQLMGQHSRQRLLYQLAGVVPSPLLLELLSCPPCARSLETLELELGDLEGGRGEVDGLHDFPQGGDLRGGRGRGRRRGVVEYKNGVVQAWVDFREKLRRIVESKYFNRGIMIAILVNTLSMGIEYHEQPKELTDVLEISNIVFTSMFVLEMGFMLLAFGFFGYIRNPYNIFDSIIVIISVWEIIGQADGGLSVLRTFRLLRVLKLVRFLPALRRQLVVLMKTMDNVATFCMLLMLFIFTFSILGMHLFGCKFSLRTENGDTIPDRKNFDSLLWAIVTVFQILTQEDWNVVLYNGMASTSPWAALYFVALMTFGNYVLFNLLVAILVEGFQAEGDANRSESDDEKKSDNFEEDEKVEQLRDTELKMYSLMMTANGHVDPRGSLPPPIIMRTAATPMPTPKSSLGPESVLGDELVYREGVSQYGELGLSLSEARAGHSESRRGSSASMDPAAYDQRSLNLSSPGRRSPLPPRGSGSSWGSRRSSWNSLGRAPSLKRRDPSGERESLLSGEGGEEDDGRDEREEAGGNNRLRPGSLELLQASALCPSVAVEYSDCNGRTLTYDPICDPKEDSSPEDDMDDDSSLCYWLKREIDSMKPRWCREHEDWTLYLFSPENQLRVWCQGLISHRMFDHVVLVFIFLNCITIALERPDIQAHSGERIFLSVSNYIFTVIFLAEMAIKVVALGFCFGKQNYLQSSWNILDGLLVFVSLVDILVSLAYTSGNRILGILRVLRLLRTLRPLRVISRAPGLKLVVETLITSLRPIGNIVLICCAFFIVFGILGVQLFKGKFYHCEGLDTKNITNKSDCEQANYRWIRRKYNFDNLIQALMSLFVLSCKDGWVNIMYDGLDAVGVDQQPVRNHNPWMLLYFISFLLIVSFFVLNMFVGVVVENFHKCRQDQEEEEARLREEKRLKMMEKKHRSKENGGAEAKQRPYYADYSPVRLWIHTLCTSHYLDLFITFIICINVFTMSVEHYNQPQYLEEVLKYCNYVFTCIFIVEALLKLVAFGIHRFFKDRWNQLDVAIVALSIMGIILEELKMNAALPINPTIIRIMRVLRIARVLKLLKMATGMRALLDTVMQALPQVGNLGLLFMLLFFIYAALGVELFGKLECNDNNPCEGLSRHATFENFGMAFLTLFRVSTGDNWNGIMKDTLRDCRPEDSHCLTYLPLVSPIYFVTFVLMAQFVLVNVVVAVLMKHLEESNKEAKEEAEMDAEIALEMEMERQRRLSTTSNSSAGGTYVGPCPNSPGQEDEANDGHDASSRKMSVSRMHSLPNDSYMFRPVRPASAPHPLQEVDVSPQHQHSVRI, from the exons GTTTTGGACGACTGTATATTTGCTTTCTTTGCTGTGGAGATGGTCATCAAGATGGTGGCCCTGGGAATTTTCGGGTCCAATTGTTACCTTGGAGACAAGTGGAACCAGCTTGACTTCGTCATCGTCATGGCAGG GGTGATGGAGTATTCTCTGGATGGGCAGAACGCCAGCCTGTCGGCCATTCGGACCGTGCGAGTGCTCCGGCCACTGCGAGCCATCAACAGAGTCCCAA GTATGCGGATCTTGgtgacgctgctgctggacacgctGCCCATGCTGGGGAacgtcctcctgctctgcttctttgtctttttcattttcgGCATTGTGGGAGTCCAGCTGTGGGCGGGTCTTCTGCGCAACCGCTGCTTTCTGGGAGATGAAGACGTTCGAAC GATTTACAACTTGTCCATAAATCGTTACTACATGACAGAAGAGGGTGAGGACAACCCGTTCATCTGTTCCGCTGCCCGTGAGAACGGGATGAGGCGCTGCCATGATGTCCCGCGTTACTCCGAGGGCGGGGCCGAGTGCTCATTGGCCCCTCCCCACCCACCGTCGTCCCTGATTGGCCCGGCCCTCGCAGCAGGAGGGGCCAGTGTTAACGGCTGCATCAACTGGAACCTGTACTACAACGTGTGTCGCCCCGGTGACTTGAACCCTCACAAAGGAGCCGTCAACTTTGATAACATTGGCTACGCCTGGATAGCCATATTCCAG GTTATTACGCTGGAAGGATGGGTGGATATCATGTACTATGTCATGGATGCACACTCCTTCTacaattttatatattttatattactcATTATT GTGGGCTCTTTCTTCATGATCAACTTGTGCCTCGTGGTCATCGCCACCCAGTTCTCTGAGACGAAGCAGAGGGAGAACGCTCTGATGCGGGAGCAGCGAGCGCGCTACATGTCCAACGACTCCACGCTCGCCAGCTACAGCGAGCCGGGCTCGTGCTACGAGGAGATGCTGCGCTACATCAGCCACCTTTACCGGAAGTTTACCCGCAGGATGCAGAGGTTATACTCTGGATGGCACAG CAAACGGCGTAAAAAGGTCAATCCTAATGGAAGCAGCGGAGGCAGCAATGGAGGTAACGGACACGGCCACAGTTCCAACAGGGGCTGCGGAGGCTCCGGCAGCGCAGTGTGGTTGAGACCCATCTATAACCTCCTacagcaccatcagcaccagcactgtCGCCTCAGCAACGGCGGGCAGCACACCGTCGGCGTGGCGGCCGCTGAGCACACGGATGGAGGCGgcggggaggagctggagatgaaGTCGCTCTCCGTCCCCAGAGGAAGCAcaaacggcggcggcggcggagccaaTCCCGCCGCCGTCGCTCACAGCATGGGGGCGCTGCTCCGGCGGCTCAACGGCGGCATGAACTACCCCACCATCCTGCCGTCTTTCGtgtgcagctacagcagcaagACCCCGCCGCCCCACTCCCAGCAGCGCGAGACCAGTGCTGAGCAGCACCCGTCCAACCATTCAACATCTGAGCACGCAGAGACACTGAACAAGCTCCACCAGCTGATGGGACAGCACA GTCGCCAGAGGCTGCTGTACCAGCTGGCGGGTGTGGTGCCCAGccccctgctgctggagctgctcagctgCCCTCCGTGCGCCCGCAGCCTGGagacgctggagctggagctgggagacctggagggaggcaggggggaGGTGGACGGCCTGCACGACTTCCCCCAG GGGGGCGATTTGAGAGGCGGGAGAGGTCGGGGGAGACGGCGGGGCGTCGTGGAATACAAAAATGGAGTGGTTCAGGCCTGGGTGGACTTCAGGGAGAAGCTGAGGCGGATCGTGGAGAGTAAATACTTCAACCGAGGGATCATGATCGCTATCCTCGTCAATACTCTGAGCATGGGGATCGAGTATCACGAGCAG ccaaAGGAGCTGACTGATGTGTTGGAAATCAGCAACATAGTCTTCACCAGCATGTTTGTGCTGGAGATGGGCTTCATGCTGCTGGCCTTTGGGTTTTTCGGCTACATAAGGAACCCGTACAACATCTTCGATagcatcatcgtcatcatcag CGTGTGGGAAATTATAGGCCAGGCAGACGGCGGGCTGTCGGTGCTGCGGACCTTCCGCCTGCTGCGGGTGCTGAAGCTGGTCCGCTTTCTGCCAGCGCTGAGGAGGCAGCTGGTGGTGCTGATGAAGACCATGGACAACGTGGCCACGTTCTgcatgctgctgatgcttttcattttcacctTCAG CATACTGGGCATGCATCTGTTCGGCTGTAAGTTCAGCCTCCGCACGGAGAATGGAGACACTATCCCCGACCGCAAGAACTTTGACTCCCTCCTCTGGGCCATCGTCACCGTATTCCAG ATTCTTACCCAGGAGGACTGGAATGTGGTGTTGTATAACGGCATGGCCTCCACCTCTCCATGGGCAGCGCTCTACTTTGTGGCTCTCATGACGTTTGGAAACTATGTGCTCTTTAATTTGCTAGTGGCCATCTTGGTTGAGGGTTTCCAGGCTGAG GGTGATGCCAACAGGTCTGAGTCCGATGATGAGAAGAAATCAGACAACTTTGAGGAAGATGAGAAGGTGGAGCAGCTCAGAGACACTG AGCTAAAGATGTACTCCCTCATGATGACAGCAAATGGCCACGTTGACCCTCGTGGCTCACTGCCGCCTCCCATAATCATGCGCACGGCAGCCACCCCCATGCCGACTCCTAAGAGCTCTCTGGGGCCCGAGTCTGTCCTGGGGGATGAGCTCGTGTACAGGGAGGGGGTGTCTCAGTATGGCGAGCTTGGACTGAGCTTGTCTGAGGCAAGAGCAGGTCATAGCGAGTCTCGCCGGGGGAGCTCCGCCTCCATGGACCCCGCGGCCTACGACCAGCGTTCTCTG AACCTCTCGAGTCCCGGCCGGCGCTCCCCTCTTCCTCCGCGTGGCTCTGGCAGTTCGTGGGGGAGCCGTCGCTCCAGCTGGAACAGCCTGGGCCGGGCGCCGAGCCTCAAGAGGCGAGACCCCagcggagagagggagagcctGTTGTCCGGGGAGGGGGGCGAGGAGGACGATGGCAGGGACGAAAGGGAGGAGGCCGGGGGAAACAACAGATTACGACCGGGgtccctggagctgctgcaggcgtcTGCTCTCTGCCCCTCTGTAGCCGTGGAGTACAGCGACTGTAACGGACGAACCCTGACCTACGACCCCATCTGCGACCCCAAGGAGGACTCCTCGCCAGAGGATGACATGGATGATGAT AGTTCCTTGTGCTATTGGCTCAAAAGGGAGATCGACAGCATGAAGCCCCGCTGGTGCAGAGAGCACGAAGACTGGACTCTGTATCTGTTCTCTCCAGAAAACCA GTTACGCGTGTGGTGCCAAGGTCTGATCTCGCACAGAATGTTCGACCACGTGGTTCTGGTTTTCATCTTCCTGAACTGCATCACTATTGCTCTGGAGCGGCCTGACATCCAGGCACACAGCGGG GAACGAATATTTCTGAGCGTGTCCAACTACATTTTCACTGTGATTTTCCTGGCAGAGATGGCCATTAAG GTGGTGGCTCTCGGTTTCTGCTTCGGGAAGCAGAACTACCTCCAGTCCAGCTGGAACATTTTGGACGGCTTGTTGGTGTTCGTGTCTCTGGTGGACATCCTAGTGTCTCTGGCCTACACTAGTGGAAACAGGATCCTGGGCATCCTCAGAGTCCTGCGCCTGCTGCGGACCTTACGCCCACTGAG GGTGATCAGTCGAGCTCCAGGGTTGAAGCTAGTTGTGGAGACTCTCATCACCTCCCTCAGACCCATCGGGAACATTGTGCTCATCTGCTGCGCCTTCTTCATTGTCTTTGGAATCTTGGGCGTGCAG CTGTTCAAAGGGAAGTTCTATCACTGTGAAGGTCTGGACACAAAGAACATCACCAATAAGTCGGACTGTGAGCAGGCAAATTACCGCTGGATACGAAGGAAGTACAACTTTGACAACCTGATTCAG GCCCTGATGTCATTATTTGTACTGTCGTGTAAGGACGGCTGGGTCAACATCATGTATGATGGGCTAGACGCAGTGGGTGTGGACCAGCAG CCTGTGAGAAACCACAACCCCTGGATGCTGCTCTacttcatctccttcctcctcatcgtcagCTTCTTCGTCCTCAACATGTTCGTTGGTGTCGTGGTGGAGAACTTCCACAAGTGCCGGCAGgaccaggaagaggaggaggcccgGCTACGGGAAGAGAAGAGGCTCAAAATGATGGAGAAAAAGCACAGGAGTAAGGAGAATGGAGGGGCTG aggccaagcagaggccgtacTACGCCGACTACTCGCCCGTGCGCCTGTGGATCCACACGTTGTGCACCAGTCACTACCTGGACCtcttcatcaccttcatcatctGCATCAACGTGTTCACCATGAGTGTGGAGCACTACAACCAGCCACAG TACTTGGAGGAGGTTCTGAAGTACTGCAACTACGTCTTCACGTGCATCTTCATCGTTGAGGCCCTGCTCAAACTGGTGGCGTTTGGGATACACCGCTTCTTCAAAGACAG aTGGAATCAGCTGGATGTGGCTATCGTGGCGTTGTCCATCATGGGCAtcatcctggaggagctgaagatgaACGCAGCGCTGCCCATAAACCCCACCATCATCAGAATCATGAGAGTGCTGCGAATAGCAagag tGCTCAAGCTTCTGAAAATGGCCACGGGGATGAGAGCTCTGCTGGACACCGTCATGCAAGCGCTGCCGCAG GTGGGGAATCTTGGACTGCTCTTCATGCTGCTGTTCTTCATCTACGCTGCACTGGGAGTGGAGCTCTTTGGCAAACTGG AGTGCAACGACAACAACCCGTGCGAGGGCCTCAGTCGTCACGCAACCTTCGAGAACTTTGGGATGGCCTTCCTCACGCTGTTCCGAGTGTCCACGGGGGACAACTGGAACGGGATCATGAAG GACACGTTGAGGGACTGCCGCCCGGAGGACAGCCACTGTCTCACCTACCTGCCGCTGGTCTCTCCCATTTACTTCGTCACCTTTGTCCTCATGGCCCAGTTTGTGCTGGTCAATGTGGTGGTGGCCGTTTTAatgaaacatctggaggaaaGCAACAAG GAGGCgaaagaggaagcagagatGGACGCAGAGATCGCCCTGGAGATGGAAATGGAACGGCAACGCAGGTTAAGCACGACCTCCAACAGCTCCGCCGGAGGGACGTACGTCGGGCCTTGTCCGAACTCACCTGGACAG gaGGACGAGGCCAACGACGGCCACGACGCGTCCTCCAGGAAGATGTCTGTCTCCAGGATGCACTCTCTGCCCAACGACAGCTACATGTTCCGGCCCGTGCGGCCCGCCAGCGCCCCTCACCCCCTGCAGGAGGTGGACGTCAGTCCGCAGCACCAGCATTCAG TCAGAATCTAA